Below is a window of Agathobacter rectalis ATCC 33656 DNA.
TTGTATATTTCAAAGGCTGTGGAATAATAGCCGATTCCGATATCGCCCAATATACGCTGCATCGGAATACGATATATGAGTCCTATTATTCTGCTTATAATAGATGCTACGGCAAGTATAGAGCCCTGTACTAAGGCATTGCTTGCCCCGTTATTTTTTTTAGACATTTATAAATCCTCTGTTTCAATTGATAACCAGCTTAAATATTAGCGTGTTATACCTAAAGCGTCAAGTATTTTTCTCTGGTGCTCTTCCATTACGGCAGCCTCATCAGCCTCCATGTGGTCATATCCGAACAGATGAAGCATGCTGTGTGTAATCAGAAAGGCAAACTCTCTTTTTTCGCTGTGTCCATATTCTACGGCCTGCTCCTTTACCTTGTCAACGGATATGATTATGTCGCCTAGCATGACCTCTCCTGTATCAGGATTGAAATCATCCTCATTCTCGTCTGAAAGAAAAGAAAAATCTCCGGGTGTTTCATATGAAAGCATCGGAAAAGACAGTACATCTGTAGGCCTGTCTATCTGTCTGTACTCCTTATTGATGGCATGTATCCCTTCATTGTCTGTCAGTGTCAAATTAACCTCCGCCTCATACGGAAAGTTCTCGTGCTCAAGTGAAGCAGAAACAACAGCTTCTGCGACCTTTTCATAATCAAAATTAAAATTGCATTCTACTTCTTTTTCGATAAAAAAACTCATTTAAGCAACTCCTCCTTTGTAAGATAGTCTCGTATTTTTAAAAAGTGATTCATGGAAAGCCCTGATTCATCATACATTCCTGAGCTTGACAGCTCATTTAATGTCTGGATAATAAGTATCTCGTGATTCCATTCACTGTCTGCCACATCGTTTTTGATATGATCAAGCCTTACTATTAAAGCATCGACCATATGGATGAGTGCGGATTCAGGGGTCTGTGGGTGTCTTAACTTGCCATAGTACTCATAGAGTATATTGGTCAGCTTTTCAGGAAAATGCATGGCTAATGCCTGTTCCACTCCTTCCATGACGCTTTTATGCCTCTGCCACTGCCCTATGCGGTAATAAAAGCCTCCTGCTGCACATAGCGCTGTGTCCAGTCCTGCAGCCTTTGCAGCCTTTATGGCAATCGTCGATACGAAATTGCCATGATTGTATTCAGAGAAATTGTGCTTTTTAAGCTGCTTTACAGCAGGAAAATCCTCCTCTATTATTTCTATAAGCCTGTCATTTGTTTCATCAGCGCTAAGTGGCTTAAATACCCTGGCACAAATGATGCCGATAAGCGAAACAATCATGCCGCTTACAGCTCCGGCAATAATAACGGAAACAGAAAACTCCTTTGTTGACATATAATAGAATATGCCCGGTGTCACAATGCTCATACTGATTATGATCAGATATATACATATCTGAAGCTTGTCCTCCTTTAGCATCTTTGCAAGGATAGCACCTGTGATTACAAGAAGCAGCTCACATACGAGCTCAAAGCAGTCGCCGGATACAGTGATTGAAAGCAATATACAAAAATAAGTACCGCTTATAAATGCCAGAAACTCATTGCCAATCAGACAAAGCAATATAGGAAAAATCATCACCGGCCTGCTGTACAGTGGCATAAAACCGCTTATGATACACACTATAGAGCAAATGATAAACGCAAACGTAAACCTAAGATAATCAGTTCTTGAGTTGTTCGACAGCTGCAGTGTGTTCCGCTCGTACTCAAGCTCAAATAAAAGCAGCATATAAAATATGATATCTAAAAAACCCATGCATATCCACTCATCCGGATATACATCACCAAGCAGACACAGCACAAATGAAAGAGCTAAGATTGATATAAAAATTGATATTAGTGATACAACCCTTCTCAATTGCTCTTCCTCTGCTTTCTTGCAGTCTTTGCAGTCTGCTTATTTTCATAATCATCATATGCCTGAACAATTTTTTGTACAAGCGGATGACGCACGACATCCTTGCTTGTCAGATTGCATATGCCTATATCATCTATGTTTTTTAGCACCCTAAGTGCCACATCAAGCCCTGATTTTGCACCCGGTGCAAGATCCTTTTGTGTCGCATCACCTGTCACGACAACCTTTGAGCCAAAGCCGATTCGTGTAAGAAACATCTTCATCTGTGCAGGAGTTGTATTCTGTGCCTCATCAAGTATGATAAATGCATTGTCAAGTGTACGGCCTCTCATGTACGCAAGAGGAGCCACCTCAATAAGGCCCTTTTCCATGTTGCGCTGGAAGCTCTCAGCTCCCATTATCTGATAAAGAGCATCGTACAACGGTCTCAAATATGGGTCAATCTTGCTCTGCAGATCTCCCGGCAGAAAGCCAAGCTTCTCGCCTGCTTCAATCGCAGGACGTGTCAGAATAATACGGCCCACCTGCTCATTTTTAAAAGCTGTTATAGCCATTGCCATGGCAAGATAGGTCTTTCCTGTTCCGGCAGGACCCATGCCAAACACAATCATCTTTTTCCTGATTGCATCGACATATTCCTTCTGGCCTATGGTTTTTGGCTTTACAGGCTTGCCATTTATTGTGTGACAAATGATATCCTTGTCAATCTCAACAATCTCACTGCCTCTATGCTCCTCTAAAAGTGCAAGTGCATAGTTTACGTTCTGCTCTGTAATGACGTTGCCTCTCTCAGCCAGCGCAATGAGCTGCTCGAACACCTCTTTTGCCCCTTCAATATTCCCCTGCGCTCCGATAATCTTTAAGGAATCATCTCTTAAGACAAGCGTTACTTGCAGTGTGCGCTCTATTTTCTTGGCGAATGCATCAAACTGTCCAAAGACGTTTGGAATATATTCGCCCGGTATTTTTATAGATACTTCATTTAAACTCATTAGCTCATGTGCCTTTCAATCAAAATATTTTTCATTATAACATAAAAATAAAATTTGTCATAATTTACCTATAATTTATTCCCTCTGATATATCAATTTTCATGGTATTTTTTTCTATGTATATACTGCACCACGTGATATCGGGATATTTTTCCTCAAGCTTCTTTTCAAGGAGGCTGTAATCTGCTCTCTTGTGGCTGCCTATTGTTACATTTTCACTCTCCATAAAGGAGATGACCGACTCATCATACGTGAAACGGTTTCCTTCAGGCACAATGTGCCAGATTCTTGTGCAGATGAGTGCATGTATACAAAAAACGCCGGTAATTGCAGCCGTAATAATACGTATTTTATATAGAAATGCTCTTATTGCAAAGTATCCCTGTCTTTTTACCACGAGAAGCCTTGTATGCGTCTTTTTCAGGTGCGGCTTCATTAGAAAAATATCTTCTGTACTGCAGCAGGCCTTATATTCCTTTGGACTTACATATTTAAGGTTCCATATTTTTATATGGTTTGCCGTGCACAGATTTATGAAGCGCCTGATATTGCAGCCTGTTAGCCTTACTGTTGCATAAGCTTTAATACTCATATATAACACCCTTTAAATGACCGGCTATTATTATTAAATCCTTTGTAAATTCCTTGATTTCAAGGCGGCTGCCGGATATTTTTATGGTACTGTCTGCTGCCCTTACAGTTACGGCCTTGTCCGAAAATGACAGAATACCCTTATGGTTTTCTATAGTCAACTCATTATAACCATATGCTGTTACAATTGGAAGCCCTAGCACTATGTCCTTTGGAAGCTCGAACGAATCAGTTACTTTTTGCATCTTCATATATTAACATATGTTTATTTAGGCTGAATTATGCCGGTTATTTGTGGTACGGCTCATTATTGCTGATGCGAAACGACCTGTAAATCTGCTCCAGTAAAATTACGCGCATGAGCTGATGGGGGAATGTCATTTTAGAAAATGAAAGCTTATAATCAGCGCACTTTAATACATCATCGGACAGCCCTAGAGAGCCTCCTATTACAAAAACAAGATGACTTTTGCCGCCCGTCATAAGCTTATCCATCTTCTGTGACAGCTCAACCGAATCAAGCTGTTTTCCATCTATTGCCAGACAAAATACATATGCATCGTCTTTTATATTTTTAAGAAGCCTCTCACCTTCTTTATTTTTTACGATGTCTATCTCTGTCTGTGTGGCCTGTTCGCTTGTCTTTTCATCGGAAACCTCAGTAATTTCAAGCTTACAGTAACGGCTTAGGCGCTTTGAGTACTCAGCAATCGCATCTCTGTAAAATTTTTCTTTAACTTTTCCTACACATAATATTGTAATTTTCATCGTTTCATTATAACATATAACTATAATTAAACAATATGGAGGCCGTATGAAAATATACGTTGATGAACAAAAACGATACGAGGATACAAAAGCAACCGGACAGTGCTTCACCGGAGTCGGTGCGATAGGGCTTATTGCTATTGTGCTGCTTGATACAGGAGTTATAAAGCTTGCCGCTTTAGACTCGGTAAACAAGCTCATGGTTTCTATCGTAATGGGGCTTGTTTTCTTGATATTTTTTATCATAG
It encodes the following:
- the ybeY gene encoding rRNA maturation RNase YbeY, with amino-acid sequence MSFFIEKEVECNFNFDYEKVAEAVVSASLEHENFPYEAEVNLTLTDNEGIHAINKEYRQIDRPTDVLSFPMLSYETPGDFSFLSDENEDDFNPDTGEVMLGDIIISVDKVKEQAVEYGHSEKREFAFLITHSMLHLFGYDHMEADEAAVMEEHQRKILDALGITR
- the rlmH gene encoding 23S rRNA (pseudouridine(1915)-N(3))-methyltransferase RlmH; the protein is MKITILCVGKVKEKFYRDAIAEYSKRLSRYCKLEITEVSDEKTSEQATQTEIDIVKNKEGERLLKNIKDDAYVFCLAIDGKQLDSVELSQKMDKLMTGGKSHLVFVIGGSLGLSDDVLKCADYKLSFSKMTFPHQLMRVILLEQIYRSFRISNNEPYHK
- a CDS encoding PhoH family protein, translated to MSLNEVSIKIPGEYIPNVFGQFDAFAKKIERTLQVTLVLRDDSLKIIGAQGNIEGAKEVFEQLIALAERGNVITEQNVNYALALLEEHRGSEIVEIDKDIICHTINGKPVKPKTIGQKEYVDAIRKKMIVFGMGPAGTGKTYLAMAMAITAFKNEQVGRIILTRPAIEAGEKLGFLPGDLQSKIDPYLRPLYDALYQIMGAESFQRNMEKGLIEVAPLAYMRGRTLDNAFIILDEAQNTTPAQMKMFLTRIGFGSKVVVTGDATQKDLAPGAKSGLDVALRVLKNIDDIGICNLTSKDVVRHPLVQKIVQAYDDYENKQTAKTARKQRKSN
- a CDS encoding sporulation protein YqfD, with the translated sequence MSIKAYATVRLTGCNIRRFINLCTANHIKIWNLKYVSPKEYKACCSTEDIFLMKPHLKKTHTRLLVVKRQGYFAIRAFLYKIRIITAAITGVFCIHALICTRIWHIVPEGNRFTYDESVISFMESENVTIGSHKRADYSLLEKKLEEKYPDITWCSIYIEKNTMKIDISEGINYR
- a CDS encoding YabP/YqfC family sporulation protein, translating into MKMQKVTDSFELPKDIVLGLPIVTAYGYNELTIENHKGILSFSDKAVTVRAADSTIKISGSRLEIKEFTKDLIIIAGHLKGVIYEY